A window of Ruania suaedae contains these coding sequences:
- a CDS encoding SIS domain-containing protein: MSDAAPRSQTAVEVASQPDVWEWAIEHTREAEGLPSRGERVAVVGCGTSWFMAQSYAALREAAGHGVTDAFTASEMPAARTYDRLVAISRSGTTTEIVQLLAATTVPSVLLTAVGSGPAAAHAGHEIVLDRADESSVVQTRFASTALLVLRASLGEDLAPVVADARAALTAPLEQTWVEADQISFLGTGWTIGLAHEAALKLRESSQSWTESYPAMEYRHGPISIAQPGRVVWVFGPSPDGLAGDVRATGAELVTSELDPLAHLVLLHRLAVARSEARGLDPDTPRHLSRAVILD, from the coding sequence GTGTCAGACGCAGCACCGCGGTCCCAGACCGCCGTCGAGGTGGCTTCCCAGCCGGATGTCTGGGAGTGGGCTATCGAGCACACCCGTGAGGCTGAGGGACTGCCCAGCCGGGGCGAGCGGGTGGCCGTGGTCGGATGCGGGACCTCCTGGTTCATGGCACAGTCCTACGCCGCGCTGCGTGAGGCCGCAGGCCACGGCGTCACGGATGCCTTCACCGCCTCCGAGATGCCTGCAGCGCGCACCTACGACCGGCTGGTGGCGATCTCCCGGTCCGGAACCACCACCGAGATCGTGCAGCTGCTGGCCGCCACCACGGTCCCCAGCGTGCTGCTCACCGCCGTCGGCTCCGGCCCTGCCGCGGCGCACGCCGGCCACGAGATCGTGCTCGACCGGGCCGATGAGTCCTCGGTGGTGCAGACGCGGTTCGCGAGCACCGCCCTGCTGGTGCTGCGCGCCAGCCTCGGCGAGGACCTCGCGCCGGTGGTCGCCGACGCGCGCGCGGCCCTGACCGCCCCGCTCGAGCAGACCTGGGTGGAGGCCGATCAGATCAGCTTCCTCGGCACGGGCTGGACGATCGGCCTGGCGCACGAGGCGGCGCTGAAGCTGCGCGAGTCCTCCCAGTCCTGGACCGAGTCCTACCCGGCGATGGAATACCGGCACGGCCCGATCTCGATCGCCCAGCCCGGCCGGGTGGTGTGGGTCTTCGGCCCCTCCCCGGACGGCCTGGCCGGCGATGTGCGTGCCACCGGTGCCGAGCTGGTCACCAGTGAGCTGGACCCGCTGGCCCATCTGGTGCTGCTGCACCGGCTGGCCGTCGCCCGGTCCGAGGCACGCGGTCTCGATCCCGACACCCCGCGGCACCTCTCGCGCGCCGTCATCCTCGACTGA
- a CDS encoding ROK family protein encodes MGEGVNPARALGIDIGGTTIKIGRVGADGTLTETRTVPTPRDPHALADVVAAEVDRTPEPVIGVVNPGIIDERTGVVTFAANLGWRDLPLQAILERRLGRRVLLGHDVRAGALAESLWGAGAAGDMLFMPLGTGIASALVIDGVVRGTGWSGEVGQVLVPDPGRPGARIQFEQIASASALAARYAAITGSADVSAGARGVLERLSAGDTAAADVVRTAIEVLADLLADAAGLLGPTPVVLGGGLAEAGDAVLEPLRAALAQRLPAELRPPLRAAVLGSWAGCLGAGALALELRQERR; translated from the coding sequence GTGGGGGAGGGAGTGAACCCGGCGAGGGCGCTGGGCATCGACATCGGTGGAACGACCATCAAGATCGGCAGGGTGGGCGCGGACGGCACCCTGACCGAGACCCGGACCGTACCCACACCGCGCGACCCGCACGCACTCGCCGACGTCGTCGCCGCCGAGGTCGATCGCACCCCGGAGCCGGTGATCGGCGTGGTCAACCCGGGAATCATCGACGAGCGCACCGGGGTGGTGACCTTCGCCGCCAACCTGGGCTGGCGGGACCTGCCGCTGCAGGCCATCCTCGAACGCCGGCTCGGTCGCCGGGTGCTGCTCGGCCACGACGTGCGCGCCGGTGCGCTGGCGGAGTCGCTGTGGGGCGCCGGAGCAGCCGGCGACATGCTGTTCATGCCCCTGGGCACCGGGATCGCCTCGGCCCTGGTGATCGACGGCGTCGTCCGTGGCACCGGCTGGTCCGGAGAGGTCGGGCAGGTCCTGGTGCCCGATCCCGGCCGGCCCGGGGCGCGAATCCAGTTCGAGCAGATCGCCTCGGCCTCGGCGCTCGCCGCCCGCTACGCGGCGATCACCGGCTCCGCGGACGTCAGCGCCGGTGCACGTGGCGTGCTGGAGCGCCTGAGCGCCGGTGACACCGCGGCGGCGGACGTGGTGCGCACCGCGATCGAGGTGCTCGCCGACCTGCTCGCCGACGCCGCCGGGCTGCTCGGCCCCACGCCGGTGGTCCTGGGAGGCGGCCTGGCCGAGGCCGGGGACGCCGTCCTGGAGCCGTTGCGGGCTGCGCTGGCCCAGCGTCTGCCTGCCGAGCTGCGCCCGCCACTGCGCGCTGCGGTGCTCGGCTCCTGGGCCGGGTGCCTCGGCGCCGGCGCACTCGCCCTGGAACTGCGACAGGAGCGCCGATGA
- the metH gene encoding methionine synthase, with product MRPPRSAALLETMRNRVVVADGAMGTMIQDAGLTLEDFQGLEGCNEILNVTRPEVIESLHAEFFAVGVDCVETNTFGANASNLGDYDIIERIGELAEAGAAIARRSAEKHSTPDHPRWVLGSMGPGTKLPSLGHVTYASLKASFAEQAAGLIRGGADALLVETSQDLLQTKAAINACKQAQAETGLEVPIFAQVTVETTGTMLMGSEIGAALTTLSALGIDAIGLNCATGPAEMSEHLRHLSKHSPVPITCMPNAGLPVLGTHGAEYPLTPAELAAAHEQFVGEFGLNLVGGCCGTTPEHLRAVVDKVRGRAVVAREPEPTHGVASLYAHTDFDQDAAFLAIGERTNANGSKAFREAMLAENWDECVQIARAQTRDGAHLLDVCVDYVGRDGVADVTSVVSRLASASTLPLVIDSTEPAVIGAGLALVGGRAVVNSVNFEDGDGPDSRYAKIMPHVIEHGAAVVALTIDEEGQARTAEHKVAIASRLIEDLTGRWGMAVEDIIVDTLTFPIATGQEETRRDAIETIEAIRELKRRYPAVHTTLGVSNISFGLNPAARVVLNSVFLHAAVEAGLDSAIVHAAKILPLAQIPEEQRQAAEDLVWDRRAYDGDQLTHDPLAHLLDVFSGVDSAALKDARAAELAALPLDERLARRIIDGEMKGLHDDLDAALAEGWKALDIVNDQLLAGMKVVGERFGAGEMQLPFVLTSAETMKTAVAHLEPHMEKVEEGGGKGTIVLGTVRGDVHDIGKNLVDIILTNNGYTVVNIGIKQPVSAFIEAAQEHRADVIGMSGLLVKSTVVMKENLEELNTRGLADQYPVLLGGAALTRVYVEDDLDEVYDGEVRYARDAFEGLRLMEPLVRVARGEGADAVGLPALKKRRHAQVTVDETPAEDLPERSDVATDNPVPTPPFWGTRIVKGIALAEYSSFLDERATFMGQWGLKPGRGVGGATYEELVETEGRPRLRDWLARIRAEDMLVPSVVYGYFPVVAEGDDVVLLHHEGPDGGSGGEPGTERMRFSFPRQRRDRHLCLADFVRPRESGETDVLGVQLVTVGSGVAEHTARLFEANAYREYLELHGLSVQLTEALAEYWHARVRAELGFAGEDPADLEGMFKVDYRGARYSFGYPACPDLEDRAKIIELLRPERIGVSLSEELQLHPEQSTDAVVFHHPEAKYFSV from the coding sequence ATGCGTCCACCCCGTTCCGCCGCCCTGCTCGAGACCATGCGCAACCGGGTGGTGGTCGCCGACGGCGCGATGGGCACGATGATCCAGGACGCCGGGCTCACCCTGGAGGACTTCCAGGGCCTGGAGGGCTGCAACGAGATCCTCAACGTCACCCGGCCCGAGGTGATCGAGTCCCTGCACGCGGAGTTCTTCGCCGTCGGGGTCGACTGCGTGGAGACCAACACCTTCGGCGCCAACGCCTCCAACCTGGGTGACTACGACATCATCGAGCGCATCGGTGAGCTCGCCGAGGCCGGCGCCGCGATCGCGCGCCGCAGCGCCGAGAAGCACTCCACCCCCGACCACCCGCGTTGGGTGCTCGGCTCGATGGGCCCCGGCACCAAGCTGCCCAGCCTCGGGCACGTCACCTACGCCTCCCTCAAGGCCTCCTTCGCCGAGCAGGCCGCGGGCCTGATCCGCGGCGGCGCCGACGCGCTGCTGGTGGAGACCAGCCAGGACCTGCTGCAGACCAAGGCTGCGATCAACGCCTGCAAGCAGGCCCAGGCCGAGACCGGCCTGGAGGTGCCGATCTTCGCCCAGGTCACGGTGGAGACCACCGGCACGATGCTGATGGGCTCCGAGATCGGCGCCGCCCTGACCACCCTGAGCGCGCTCGGCATCGACGCCATCGGCCTCAACTGCGCCACCGGCCCGGCGGAGATGAGCGAGCACCTGCGCCACCTGTCCAAGCACTCCCCGGTGCCGATCACCTGCATGCCCAACGCCGGGCTGCCGGTGCTGGGCACCCACGGCGCCGAATACCCGCTCACCCCGGCCGAGCTCGCCGCCGCGCACGAGCAGTTCGTGGGCGAGTTCGGGCTCAACCTGGTCGGTGGATGCTGCGGTACGACACCCGAGCACCTGCGGGCGGTGGTGGACAAGGTCCGGGGGAGGGCCGTCGTCGCCCGGGAGCCCGAGCCCACCCACGGGGTGGCGAGCCTGTACGCCCACACCGACTTCGACCAGGACGCGGCGTTCCTGGCCATCGGCGAGCGCACCAACGCCAACGGCTCCAAGGCCTTCCGGGAGGCGATGCTGGCCGAGAACTGGGACGAGTGCGTCCAGATCGCCCGGGCCCAGACCCGCGACGGCGCCCACCTGCTGGATGTGTGCGTGGACTACGTGGGCCGCGACGGCGTGGCCGATGTCACCAGCGTGGTCTCCCGGCTCGCGAGCGCCTCCACGCTGCCGCTGGTGATCGACTCCACCGAGCCCGCGGTGATCGGTGCCGGGCTTGCGCTCGTGGGCGGGCGCGCGGTGGTGAACTCGGTCAACTTCGAGGACGGTGACGGCCCGGACTCCCGGTACGCGAAGATCATGCCGCACGTGATCGAGCACGGCGCGGCCGTGGTGGCCCTGACCATCGACGAAGAGGGGCAGGCGCGCACCGCCGAGCACAAGGTGGCGATCGCCTCCCGTCTCATCGAGGATCTCACCGGCCGCTGGGGAATGGCGGTGGAGGACATCATCGTCGACACCCTCACCTTCCCGATCGCGACCGGTCAGGAGGAGACCCGACGGGACGCGATCGAGACGATCGAGGCTATCCGTGAGCTCAAGCGCCGCTACCCGGCGGTGCACACCACCCTGGGTGTCTCCAACATCTCCTTCGGGCTCAACCCGGCCGCCCGGGTGGTGCTGAACTCGGTGTTCCTGCACGCCGCCGTCGAGGCCGGGCTGGACTCGGCGATCGTGCACGCCGCGAAGATCCTGCCGCTGGCGCAGATCCCCGAGGAGCAGCGTCAGGCCGCCGAGGACCTGGTGTGGGACCGGCGGGCCTACGACGGTGACCAGCTCACCCATGACCCGCTCGCGCACCTGCTGGACGTCTTCTCCGGGGTGGACTCGGCGGCGCTGAAGGACGCCCGCGCCGCCGAGCTCGCCGCGCTGCCGCTGGACGAACGCCTCGCCCGCCGCATCATCGACGGCGAGATGAAGGGGTTGCACGACGATCTCGACGCCGCGCTGGCTGAGGGCTGGAAGGCCCTCGACATCGTCAACGACCAGCTGCTCGCCGGGATGAAGGTGGTCGGTGAGCGGTTCGGCGCCGGGGAGATGCAGCTGCCGTTCGTGCTGACCTCCGCCGAGACGATGAAGACGGCGGTGGCCCATCTCGAACCCCACATGGAGAAGGTCGAAGAGGGCGGGGGGAAGGGCACCATCGTGCTCGGCACCGTGCGCGGGGATGTGCACGACATCGGCAAGAACCTCGTGGACATCATCCTCACCAACAACGGCTACACGGTGGTCAACATCGGCATCAAGCAGCCGGTGTCGGCGTTCATCGAGGCCGCGCAGGAGCACCGGGCCGACGTGATCGGCATGAGCGGGCTGCTGGTGAAGTCGACCGTGGTGATGAAGGAGAACCTGGAGGAGCTCAACACCCGGGGGCTCGCCGACCAGTACCCGGTGCTGCTCGGCGGCGCGGCGCTGACCCGGGTGTACGTCGAGGACGACCTGGACGAGGTCTACGACGGCGAGGTGCGCTACGCCCGCGACGCCTTCGAGGGGCTGCGCCTGATGGAGCCGCTGGTGCGGGTGGCCCGGGGAGAGGGAGCGGACGCCGTCGGGCTGCCGGCGCTGAAGAAGCGCCGCCACGCCCAGGTGACCGTGGACGAGACCCCGGCCGAGGACCTGCCCGAGCGTTCGGACGTGGCCACCGACAACCCGGTGCCCACACCGCCGTTCTGGGGGACCCGCATCGTCAAGGGCATCGCCCTGGCCGAGTACTCCTCATTCCTGGACGAGCGGGCCACGTTCATGGGCCAGTGGGGCCTCAAGCCCGGGCGCGGGGTGGGCGGTGCGACCTACGAGGAGCTGGTCGAGACCGAGGGCCGGCCGCGGTTGCGGGACTGGCTGGCGCGCATCCGTGCCGAGGACATGCTGGTGCCGTCGGTGGTCTACGGCTACTTCCCGGTGGTCGCCGAGGGCGACGATGTGGTGCTGCTGCACCACGAGGGCCCCGACGGCGGTAGCGGTGGGGAGCCGGGCACCGAACGGATGCGCTTCAGCTTCCCCCGGCAACGGCGCGACCGGCACCTGTGCCTGGCCGACTTCGTGCGGCCGCGTGAATCCGGTGAGACCGACGTGCTCGGGGTGCAGCTGGTGACCGTGGGCTCCGGGGTGGCCGAGCACACCGCGCGGCTGTTCGAGGCCAACGCCTACCGCGAGTACCTGGAACTGCACGGCCTCTCGGTCCAGCTGACCGAGGCGCTCGCGGAGTACTGGCACGCCCGGGTGCGCGCCGAGCTCGGGTTCGCCGGCGAGGATCCGGCCGACCTGGAGGGCATGTTCAAGGTCGACTACCGGGGCGCGCGGTACTCCTTCGGCTACCCGGCCTGCCCGGACCTGGAGGACCGGGCCAAGATCATCGAGCTGCTGCGCCCGGAGCGGATCGGGGTGAGCCTGAGCGAGGAGCTGCAGCTGCACCCGGAGCAGTCCACCGATGCGGTGGTCTTCCACCACCCGGAGGCGAAGTACTTCTCGGTGTGA
- a CDS encoding 1-phosphofructokinase family hexose kinase: MIRTVTPNPALDLTYRLERLRIGEVHRAQDVTETPGGKGINVARVLASLGHEVHCCGFLGGSTGEHLEHLLSRTPVHQDWTLVAGETRRTVTVVDEAGATLINEPGPPVSRRDWERLTRTVQARTGAGDVVVISGSAPPGTGADDLPALVRALVEADARVIADTSGPALLDVAAAGPAVLKPNHLELQAATGIDDPVAGAQDLLARGAGAVLVSRGADGVLLVTPEGAWQARTEPIKGGNPTGAGDAAVAALAAALASGAEGAGLADHLPDVVALSAAAVLMPTAGAVDADFYARMRPSIRTEPFHAAS, translated from the coding sequence ATGATCCGGACCGTGACGCCCAACCCGGCGCTGGACCTGACCTACCGGCTCGAGCGCCTGCGCATCGGCGAGGTCCACCGTGCCCAGGACGTGACCGAGACCCCGGGAGGGAAGGGCATCAACGTGGCCCGGGTGCTCGCCTCGCTCGGTCACGAGGTGCACTGCTGCGGCTTCCTCGGCGGGAGCACCGGTGAGCACCTCGAGCACCTGCTCAGCCGCACGCCCGTGCACCAGGACTGGACCCTGGTGGCGGGGGAGACGCGCCGCACCGTGACCGTCGTGGACGAGGCCGGAGCGACGCTGATCAACGAGCCCGGGCCGCCGGTGAGCCGGCGGGACTGGGAACGACTCACGCGCACGGTGCAGGCACGCACCGGGGCGGGGGACGTCGTCGTGATCTCCGGCTCCGCCCCGCCCGGGACGGGCGCCGACGACCTACCGGCGCTGGTACGGGCCCTGGTCGAGGCGGACGCGCGGGTGATCGCCGACACCTCCGGGCCGGCGCTGCTCGACGTCGCCGCCGCCGGGCCGGCCGTGCTCAAGCCGAACCATCTCGAGCTGCAGGCCGCGACCGGGATCGACGATCCCGTGGCCGGGGCCCAGGACCTGCTCGCCCGCGGCGCCGGGGCCGTGCTGGTCTCCCGCGGCGCCGACGGCGTGCTGCTGGTGACACCCGAGGGCGCCTGGCAGGCCCGCACCGAGCCGATCAAGGGCGGCAACCCCACCGGCGCCGGTGATGCGGCGGTGGCGGCGCTCGCCGCGGCCCTCGCCTCGGGCGCCGAGGGGGCGGGGCTCGCCGATCACCTTCCCGACGTGGTCGCGCTCTCGGCGGCCGCGGTCCTCATGCCCACGGCGGGTGCGGTCGATGCCGACTTCTATGCGCGGATGCGCCCCTCGATCCGGACGGAGCCCTTCCATGCCGCTAGCTGA
- a CDS encoding YbaK/EbsC family protein yields the protein MRLGTLEWSPALDHPDLLAAPVHQALLAWAQHAPDAVGQVLVTPIDPEQADTADMSAAYDLPLEASANCVLVAGKRNGEERLAAAIVRATTRADVNSTIKRLLDVRKASFLPAERAVSDAGMEYGGITPIGLPDQYRVLLDARTTTGPAIIGSGIRGSKILLPGEVLAELPGAELVDGLAKEIPA from the coding sequence ATGCGGCTGGGCACGCTCGAGTGGTCCCCGGCGCTGGACCACCCGGACCTGCTGGCGGCGCCGGTGCACCAGGCCCTGCTGGCCTGGGCACAGCACGCACCGGACGCCGTCGGGCAGGTGCTGGTGACGCCGATCGATCCGGAGCAGGCGGACACCGCCGACATGAGCGCCGCCTACGACCTGCCGCTGGAGGCCTCGGCGAACTGCGTGCTGGTGGCCGGCAAGCGCAACGGCGAGGAGCGGCTCGCGGCCGCCATCGTGCGCGCCACCACCCGGGCGGACGTGAACTCCACCATCAAGCGGTTGCTGGACGTGCGCAAGGCCTCGTTCCTGCCCGCCGAGCGGGCGGTGAGCGACGCCGGGATGGAGTACGGCGGCATCACCCCGATCGGCCTGCCCGATCAGTACCGGGTGCTGCTGGATGCCCGCACCACCACCGGCCCGGCGATCATCGGCAGCGGTATCCGCGGTTCGAAGATCCTGCTGCCCGGTGAGGTGCTCGCCGAGCTGCCCGGGGCCGAGCTCGTGGACGGGCTGGCGAAGGAGATCCCCGCCTGA
- a CDS encoding Y-family DNA polymerase has protein sequence MSAAVPEPAAAQEQATRLAVLWVPDWPVVAAAAEGLVQSHQPVAVYDARGVVAASARARASGVRRGQRRRSAQAVCPELVLVPMDEGRDVRAFEAVAQAVEGEVPHVQVLRPGVVVLAAQGPRRYLGSEEAVAEVLIGAAVGAGVEAQVGMADGLLAALLAARESVLVPPGASAGFLARRDVRDLVHVTTTRQSRGEMGELTGVLRRLGIDTLGGLAQMRSGQVAARFGTLGAQARRLAAGLDGQAPSGRRGEPDLTSAAELDPPAQRLDTAAFAARRLAEDLHARMMRRGVLCGRLRVQARTEDGGELERTWRIDGVLAATELTDRVRWQLDGWLSGRSGRPPSSALTRLTLTAEEVSPASTVSEGLWGRVGRGERQAGRAALRVQGMLGADGVLVPVPEGGRSPRDRVRLVAWGDDVAPVRDPDQPWPGQIPRPLPATVPAEPVPIRLVDEAGGLVRVGVRGELSGHPVRAQVEAGQKEAGRAGQPRRLRITGWAGPWPVHERWWAGGQARHYLQVTGDGAALLLAGDGQRWWLEGVYD, from the coding sequence GTGAGTGCGGCAGTGCCCGAGCCGGCAGCTGCGCAGGAACAGGCGACCCGTCTCGCGGTCCTGTGGGTACCCGACTGGCCGGTGGTCGCCGCCGCAGCCGAGGGGCTGGTCCAGTCGCACCAGCCCGTCGCCGTGTACGACGCCCGCGGTGTGGTGGCCGCATCGGCCCGGGCCAGGGCGAGCGGGGTGCGCCGGGGGCAGCGCCGCAGGTCGGCGCAGGCGGTCTGCCCCGAGCTGGTCCTGGTGCCGATGGACGAGGGGCGGGACGTGCGCGCCTTCGAAGCGGTCGCCCAGGCGGTCGAGGGGGAGGTGCCGCACGTGCAGGTGCTACGCCCGGGAGTGGTGGTCCTGGCGGCGCAGGGCCCGCGCCGCTACCTCGGGTCCGAGGAGGCGGTGGCCGAGGTGCTGATCGGCGCCGCGGTGGGAGCCGGGGTGGAGGCGCAGGTCGGGATGGCGGACGGGCTGTTGGCAGCCCTGCTTGCCGCACGCGAGTCCGTCCTGGTCCCGCCGGGCGCCTCGGCCGGCTTCCTCGCGCGGAGGGACGTGCGCGACCTCGTGCACGTGACCACCACCCGGCAGTCCCGGGGGGAGATGGGCGAGCTCACCGGAGTGCTGCGCCGGCTGGGCATCGACACCCTGGGCGGCCTCGCACAGATGCGCTCGGGGCAGGTGGCTGCCCGGTTCGGCACGCTGGGGGCGCAGGCGCGGCGACTTGCGGCCGGCCTGGACGGGCAGGCGCCCTCCGGGCGGCGGGGTGAGCCGGACCTGACCAGTGCTGCCGAGCTCGACCCGCCGGCGCAGCGGCTGGACACCGCCGCGTTCGCAGCCAGGCGGCTGGCCGAGGACCTGCACGCGCGGATGATGCGGCGCGGGGTGCTGTGCGGGCGGTTGCGGGTGCAGGCGCGTACCGAGGACGGCGGCGAGCTGGAACGCACCTGGCGCATCGATGGCGTCCTGGCCGCCACCGAGCTGACCGACCGGGTGCGCTGGCAGCTGGACGGATGGCTCAGCGGCCGCAGCGGCCGCCCACCGAGCTCGGCCCTGACCCGGCTGACCCTCACCGCCGAGGAGGTCTCCCCGGCGAGCACGGTCTCCGAGGGGCTGTGGGGACGGGTCGGGCGCGGGGAGCGGCAGGCGGGCCGGGCGGCGTTGCGGGTGCAGGGGATGCTCGGGGCCGACGGGGTGCTCGTCCCGGTGCCCGAGGGCGGGCGTTCCCCGCGTGACCGGGTCCGGCTGGTGGCCTGGGGTGACGACGTCGCGCCCGTGCGCGATCCCGACCAGCCGTGGCCGGGGCAGATCCCCCGCCCACTGCCCGCGACCGTGCCCGCCGAGCCGGTGCCGATCCGGCTCGTGGACGAGGCGGGGGGCCTGGTGCGGGTCGGGGTGCGAGGGGAGCTCTCGGGCCACCCGGTTCGAGCGCAGGTCGAAGCAGGGCAGAAGGAGGCAGGCCGGGCCGGGCAGCCTCGTCGGCTACGTATCACCGGATGGGCAGGGCCCTGGCCGGTCCATGAGCGGTGGTGGGCCGGCGGGCAGGCGCGGCACTACCTGCAGGTCACCGGGGACGGTGCTGCCCTGCTGCTCGCCGGCGACGGGCAGCGCTGGTGGCTGGAGGGGGTCTACGACTAG
- a CDS encoding YbhB/YbcL family Raf kinase inhibitor-like protein, producing the protein MDLQRPLAPHPYEILPTVPSFPLSSPDLTEGAAMDSRYAADGENTSPTLVWDDLPEGTQGLLVTCFDPDAPTPSGYWHWTVTDLDSSVSTLEQGAGESDLSLPGAAFHLRTDGGAFAYEGAAPPPGDREHRYVFAVHALDVPTLELSSEDSPTKASFMALFHTIGRGVLTVTYQN; encoded by the coding sequence ATGGACCTGCAGCGCCCCCTGGCCCCGCACCCCTACGAGATCCTGCCCACAGTCCCCTCGTTCCCGCTCTCCAGCCCGGACCTCACCGAGGGCGCGGCGATGGACTCCCGGTACGCCGCCGACGGCGAGAACACCTCCCCCACCCTCGTCTGGGACGACCTGCCCGAGGGCACCCAGGGCCTGCTGGTCACCTGCTTCGACCCGGACGCCCCGACCCCGTCCGGCTACTGGCACTGGACGGTCACCGATCTGGACTCCTCCGTCTCGACCCTGGAGCAGGGCGCCGGCGAGAGCGACCTGAGCCTGCCGGGCGCGGCATTCCACCTGCGCACCGACGGCGGTGCCTTCGCCTACGAGGGCGCGGCACCTCCGCCCGGGGACCGGGAGCACCGCTACGTCTTCGCCGTGCACGCCCTGGACGTCCCCACGCTGGAGCTCTCGAGCGAGGACAGCCCCACCAAGGCCTCCTTCATGGCCCTGTTCCACACCATCGGCCGCGGCGTGCTGACGGTGACCTACCAGAACTGA
- a CDS encoding DeoR/GlpR family DNA-binding transcription regulator, whose protein sequence is MNRDDRLASLLDLVVAREHVQVEDVVTELSVSPATARRYLDSLAAQQLVVRTRGGARMQPSSGDLPLRYKAARHSGQKARIAVAAAQLVRPGQVVAINGGTTTTEVARELAVHPELRQGAPVTVVTNAINIAGELAVRSHLRVVVTGGVVRAQSYELTGPLADLLLGQVEVDNLFLGVNGLDAEAGACAHDDGEAAIAAALASRSARVVVVADSSKLGRRAFARIVPAARVDAVITDAGADPAVLSALEAAGIDVTVV, encoded by the coding sequence GTGAATCGCGACGATCGCCTGGCGTCCCTGCTGGACCTCGTGGTCGCGCGCGAGCACGTCCAGGTCGAGGACGTCGTCACCGAACTGAGTGTCTCGCCCGCGACGGCTCGACGCTACCTTGATTCCCTCGCAGCCCAGCAGCTCGTGGTCCGTACCCGGGGCGGGGCGCGGATGCAGCCGTCCTCGGGTGACCTCCCGCTGCGCTACAAGGCAGCCCGCCACAGCGGGCAGAAGGCGCGGATCGCGGTGGCCGCCGCCCAGCTCGTGCGCCCCGGTCAGGTGGTGGCGATCAACGGAGGCACCACCACCACCGAGGTCGCCCGCGAACTGGCGGTCCATCCCGAGCTCCGGCAGGGCGCCCCGGTCACGGTCGTGACCAACGCGATCAACATCGCCGGTGAGCTGGCCGTGCGGTCCCATCTGCGGGTGGTCGTGACCGGCGGGGTGGTGCGGGCCCAGAGCTACGAGCTCACCGGCCCACTCGCCGACCTGCTGCTGGGCCAGGTCGAGGTCGACAACCTGTTCCTGGGCGTGAACGGTCTCGATGCCGAGGCCGGCGCCTGCGCGCACGACGACGGCGAGGCCGCCATCGCCGCCGCGCTCGCCTCCCGCTCGGCCCGGGTGGTGGTGGTGGCCGACTCCTCCAAGCTCGGCCGGCGGGCCTTCGCCCGCATCGTGCCGGCGGCCCGCGTCGATGCGGTGATCACCGACGCGGGCGCCGACCCGGCCGTGCTGTCGGCCCTGGAGGCAGCCGGGATCGACGTCACCGTGGTGTGA
- a CDS encoding class II fructose-bisphosphate aldolase, with protein MPLADLTAVAAPLRAAQTGLGAFNVVHLEHGAAFMAAAERAGRPVVLQVSQNAVAFHGALAPIATATLALARAASVEVVVHLDHADDVALVREALDLGFTSVMYDGSKLPTEQNLATTAEVVAMAHARGVSVEAELGEVGGKNGVHDPSARTDPADAARFVAETGVDLLAVAVGSSHAMTTRGAVLDTELIARIADAVDVPLVLHGSSGVSDEGMRAAIEAGMTKINVSTHLNKIFTGSVREALAADPDLVDSRKWFAPGLEAISAEVERLLRWYAGS; from the coding sequence ATGCCGCTAGCTGATCTGACCGCCGTGGCTGCGCCCCTGCGCGCCGCACAGACCGGACTCGGTGCGTTCAACGTGGTCCACCTCGAGCACGGCGCCGCCTTCATGGCCGCCGCCGAGCGCGCCGGCCGGCCGGTGGTGCTGCAGGTGAGCCAGAACGCGGTGGCATTCCACGGCGCGCTCGCCCCGATCGCGACGGCGACCCTCGCCCTGGCCAGGGCCGCGTCCGTGGAGGTGGTGGTCCACCTGGACCACGCCGACGACGTCGCGCTCGTGCGCGAGGCGCTCGACCTGGGCTTCACCTCCGTCATGTACGACGGGTCGAAGCTGCCCACCGAGCAGAATCTCGCCACCACCGCCGAGGTGGTCGCGATGGCACACGCGCGGGGCGTGTCCGTCGAGGCCGAGCTCGGGGAGGTGGGTGGCAAGAACGGCGTGCACGACCCCTCCGCACGCACCGATCCGGCCGACGCAGCCCGGTTCGTGGCCGAGACCGGAGTGGACCTGCTGGCGGTGGCGGTCGGCTCCTCGCACGCGATGACCACCCGCGGTGCCGTGCTGGACACCGAGCTCATCGCCCGGATCGCCGACGCCGTGGACGTGCCGCTGGTGCTGCACGGCTCCTCCGGGGTGAGCGATGAGGGGATGCGGGCGGCGATCGAGGCGGGGATGACCAAGATCAACGTCTCCACCCACCTGAACAAGATCTTCACCGGCTCCGTGCGCGAGGCCCTCGCGGCGGACCCGGACCTGGTGGACTCCCGGAAGTGGTTCGCACCCGGCTTGGAGGCCATCTCGGCCGAGGTGGAGCGGCTGCTGCGCTGGTACGCGGGCTCTTAG